A genomic segment from Thamnophis elegans isolate rThaEle1 chromosome 3, rThaEle1.pri, whole genome shotgun sequence encodes:
- the DNAJB9 gene encoding dnaJ homolog subfamily B member 9, with translation MATTQSMFLFALCILMITEIILAAESYYDILGVPKSASERQIKKAFHKLAMKYHPDKNKSPGAEAKFREIAEAYEVLSDEYKRREYDQFGSTDGRRMNGNPFQHSFNFDFDRFLKDFDFFGENSNAKKDFENHFHSQQEAESRQRHAFPEFNFGGGLFDDMFEDMEKMFSFNGFDNTQRQTMQTGNKFHGSSKHCRTVTQRRGNMVTTFTDCSGQ, from the exons ATGGCTACTACACAATCAATGTTCTTATTTGCACTCTGCATTTTAATGATAACAGAAATAATACTGGCAGCGGAGAGTTATTATGACATTCTAGGAGTTCCGAAAAGTGCATCTGAGCGCCAGATTAAAAAAGCATTTCATAAACTAGCAATGAAATATCATCCAGACAAAAATAAAAGTCCTGGAGCAGAAGCAAAATTTCGGGAAATTGCAGAAG CATATGAAGTTTTATCTGATGAATATAAACGCAGAGAATATGACCAGTTTGGAAGTACAGATGGACGACGGATGAATGGAAACCCATTTCAACACTCATTTAACTTTGACTTTGATCGTTTCCTTAAAGACTTTGATTTCTTTGGTGAAAACTCCAATGCAAAGAAAGATTTTGAAAATCATTTTCATAGTCAACAGGAGGCTGAGAGCAGACAAAGACATGCTTTTCCAGAATTTAATTTTGGAGGGGGACTGTTTGATGACATGTTTGAAGATATGGAAAAGATGTTTTCATTTAATGGCTTTGATAATACACAGCGGCAAACAATGCAGACTGGAAATAAATTCCATGGCTCTAGTAAGCACTGCAGAACTGTGACACAGCGCCGAGGAAATATGGTGACCACATTCACCGATTGTTCTGGACAATAG
- the THAP5 gene encoding THAP domain-containing protein 5 translates to MPRYCAATCCRNRAGQSARDQRKLSFYPFPLHDKERLEKWLRNMKRDTWTPSKHQVLCSDHFTSDSLDVRWGIRYLKTTAVPTIFSSSENQEKGISQKKTQVERIEDIKEMSTCITTSSLKFCSPKRNILPEGGLYRKTLETNPDCAARTEGLTQDTVKGGTAYSGNCVKQNNQQANQIVATSDMENTGAVHSSIPGNSRTIKNIFNAAATDLQVSVRDLQSCFEHGTASKATVLQATHPEHGDSSLEFTKVPIPMSELKSNHFDSHIANCSIEVQTDESSVLLQSMSQALEQLGGNNESVITIIVPSEDSRTPLLLEGAFISAEEVLTHLEAENSVVIGSCSSLEVLQTEHSYCRQDTDREQLWQKITKLHSKIALLEVQERKTLSRLKAIEAVVAQLKQDNLLSEEKLKIVENCFTTFEVTMI, encoded by the exons ATGCCTCGGTACTGTGCGGCCACTTGTTGTAGGAACCGAGCGGGACAGAGCGCCCGAGATCAGCGAAAGCTCAGCTTTTACCC ATTTCCTCTTCATGATAAAGAAAGATTAGAAAAATGGTTACGGAATATGAAACGTGATACTTGGACTCCTAGTAAGCATCAGGTGCTCTGCAGTGACCATTTTACATCAGATTCTCTAGATGTCCGATGGGGTATTCGATATTTGAAGACAACTGCAGTGCCAACTATTTTTTCATCCTCTGAAAACCAG GAAAAAGGAATATCCCAGAAGAAAACACAAGTGGAAAGAATAGAAGATATCAAAGAAATGAGCACGTGCATAACAACATCATCTCTTAAATTTTGTTCACCAAAGAGAAATATCTTACCTGAAGGAGGCTTATATCGAAAAACTCTTGAAACAAACCCAGACTGCGCAGCGAGAACGGAAGGACTAACACAGGATACTGTGAAAGGTGGTACTGCATATTCAGGTAACTGTGTGAAACAAAATAACCAGCAAGCAAACCAAATAGTAGCAACGTCTGATATGGAAAACACAGGAGCCGTCCATTCCAGTATTCCAGGAAATAGTCGGACcatcaaaaacatttttaatgctGCTGCTACAGATTTGCAAGTTTCGGTTCGTGACCTCCAGTCATGTTTTGAGCATGGCACGGCTTCTAAAGCCACAGTTTTGCAAGCCACACATCCGGAACATGGAGATTCGTCTCTGGAATTCACTAAGGTCCCCATACCCATGAGCGAACTTAAATCCAATCATTTTGATTCTCATATTGCGAATTGCTCAATAGAAGTACAAACGGATGAAAGTTCTGTGTTGCTTCAGTCTATGTCACAAGCTTTGGAGCAGCTCGGTGGAAATAATGAGTCTGTCATCACCATTATCGTTCCTTCAGAGGACTCAAGAACCCCCTTGCTATTAGAGGGCGCCTTTATATCAGCAGAAGAGGTACTTACCCATTTGGAAGCAGAAAACTCTGTTGTCATCGGCAGCTGCAGCAGTCTTGAAGTGCTGCAAACTGAGCACTCATACTGTAGGCAAGACACAGACCGGGAACAACTCTGGCAAAAAATTACAAAGCTGCACTCAAAAATAGCCCTTTTAGAAGTCCAGGAGAGAAAAACCCTAAGCAGACTTAAAGCTATAGAAGCAGTTGTTGCACAACTGAAGCAAGACAATCTCCTTTCGGAGGAGAAACTTAAGATCGTAGAAAACTGTTTTACAACATTTGAAGTTACCATGATATAA